A region of the Clostridium estertheticum subsp. estertheticum genome:
GTCAAGTATGTTTAATATCTTTAAAATATCGTCATCTGGAAGCTTAGAGTCCACTAAATCATTTAAAGATTTTTTGATTAAGTCTACAGAAGTCTTAATTATTAGGAGTGCAACAAATATAGCAGTAAGTGGATCAATAATTGGTATATTCGTTATTTTTAATAATACAAGCCCAAGAAATACTCCAATAGAAGTGTATACATCTGTTAGAAGATGCATGCCATCAGCCTCTAGGGCAATAGAATCCGTTTTTTTTGCTGTTTTTAATAAAATCATTGAAATAAAAAAGTTAACTACAGCAGCGAGTAGCATTACTAATATGCCTGCACCTACATTCTCTACAGTTCCGCCTTCAAAAATCCTTTTTATGGCTTGATAGATAATGAGTGCGGCAGCAAGTAAAATTAATATAGCCTCAACGAAACCAGACACATTTTCATACTTGCCATGTCCAAAGGGATGACCATCGTCCTCAGCTTTTGATGCTACCTTAATGGAGAAAAAAGCAATAAGGCTTGCTAAAAGATCTATAGAAGAATGGATTGCTTCAGAAATAACACTAACGGAGCCCATTAATACTCCAACTACTATTTTAAAAAATATTAACGCAGTATTAGAAACTATAGATAATGCTGCGGTTTTTTGTTTATCCATTTTTATTCAGTCCTTTCAAAATAATTTCAATGATAATGAAGAATGATATTATTCAATAGGAATATCTGTATCTATATCTTTTTCTTCGATTGTAATGGGTAAAGTTGGTGTTGAGCTTTCTAAGTAATCATCATTTTCATAAATGTCATCTGCAGTATTAATTTCACTTTTTTTGTTTATAAATTCTGAATTATTTTTAAAAGTTACTCGTTGAATAAAAAACATAAATTTTGATTTTTTATTTTCTGAATTGTTAATTAAATCTAAATTATTTGGTATTACTCTATTTTCATTCTTAATATTTATTGGGTTGATTTTAGATGTTTTAATTATATTTTCATTAGAATATGGTCGCTGTAAGAGTTTTAAAATGACGAGAAATTTTGCCATAGTTAATTTATCGCAGATTGGAATTACAGATTCTGTACTTATCTTATCCTTTGAACTTTTTTCTGTAGATAAGTTATTTGGGTATCTATTTTCTTGTTTGATATTTGCTGAGTTTTTTTTAGATGTTTTATTAATATTAATAAAACAAGATGGTTGTTGTAACATGTTAAAAATAAAAAAATTCTTTATAAGCCTTAATTTGTCACGGTTATCGTCTGTTTTCATTCATAAATGCTCCTTTAATATAAAGTTTGGTATAAGAAATAAAATAGAGTAGACTAGCATAATTATTAGTTACTTTATTTCAGGTACTTAGACCTTATATATGATATGTTGAAAATAAAGGAGTGTTACATTATGTATACTTAATATATAAAGATAGGCCCCCTAATCATCATATTTTAATATTAACTACTTGAGTTAATATTATCCATGATGCTTAGGGGGCCTATTAG
Encoded here:
- a CDS encoding cation diffusion facilitator family transporter — its product is MDKQKTAALSIVSNTALIFFKIVVGVLMGSVSVISEAIHSSIDLLASLIAFFSIKVASKAEDDGHPFGHGKYENVSGFVEAILILLAAALIIYQAIKRIFEGGTVENVGAGILVMLLAAVVNFFISMILLKTAKKTDSIALEADGMHLLTDVYTSIGVFLGLVLLKITNIPIIDPLTAIFVALLIIKTSVDLIKKSLNDLVDSKLPDDDILKILNILDSHLEITKYHSLKTRKSGPTREINVNVHVVENTSLVDAHNLSDKVEEEIKDIFPGGSYVLIHIEPENS